A window of Rhodospirillaceae bacterium contains these coding sequences:
- a CDS encoding cell filamentation protein Fic: protein MKMDYPEGATPLDPDEMEGLKFKHVTTRGELDQLEQANIQNGLVWLSHSREKDILSEAFVRKLHEQLFGEVWKWAGSFRRTGKNIGVDPLAISVELRTLLDDMRYWAEHDTYPEMEAAIRFHHRLVFIHPFPDGNGRHARIMTDAVLQKIFDKEPIDWSGGHDLQAMNERRTEYIVALRAADRGDYVPIFKFARL, encoded by the coding sequence ATGAAAATGGATTATCCAGAAGGGGCGACGCCGCTTGATCCGGACGAAATGGAAGGTCTGAAATTCAAGCACGTGACGACCAGGGGAGAGCTTGACCAATTGGAGCAGGCCAATATTCAGAACGGCCTCGTTTGGTTATCACACAGCCGGGAAAAAGATATCTTGAGCGAAGCGTTTGTTCGCAAGCTTCACGAGCAGCTCTTTGGCGAGGTCTGGAAATGGGCAGGCTCTTTCAGGCGCACCGGAAAGAATATCGGTGTTGATCCGCTGGCCATTAGCGTTGAGCTGCGGACACTTCTGGATGATATGCGCTATTGGGCTGAGCACGATACCTATCCGGAGATGGAAGCTGCTATTCGGTTCCATCACCGACTCGTTTTCATTCATCCGTTTCCCGACGGCAATGGCCGTCATGCCCGGATCATGACCGACGCTGTTTTGCAAAAGATATTCGATAAAGAACCCATTGACTGGTCGGGTGGTCATGATCTTCAGGCCATGAACGAACGCCGAACCGAATACATTGTCGCTTTGAGGGCTGCTGATCGTGGTGACTATGTTCCAATCTTCAAGTTTGCAAGGTTGTAG
- a CDS encoding restriction endonuclease subunit M, whose product MSDPNLSAFIWSVADLLRGDYKQSEYGKVILPFTVLRRLDCVLEPTKVDVLTELAKREKAGLNPEPFLLRKAGELFYNTSPLDLKKLMGDQDHIGENLRAYMQAFSPAVRDIFESFEFHIQIDRLDKANLLYLVTEKFANIDLHPDVVSNAQMGAVFEELIRKFAELSNETAGEHFTPREVIRLMVNLLFIEDDDALSKPGVVRSLYDPTAGTGGMLSVAEEHLASHNPDARLVMYGQELNPESYAICKADMLIKGQDIANIIFGNTLSNDGLGGQHFDYMLSNPPFGVEWKKIKQEIVKEAEEKGFDGRFGPGLPRISDGSLLFLLHLVSKMRPAVDGGSRFGIVLNGSPLFTGGAGSGESEIRRYMLENDLVEAIISLPKDMFYNTGISTYIWIVSNRKPAARKGKLQLIDASSFWHKMRKSLGSKRRELGPEHIEDITRLFGGFEESTRDDVPISRIFDNEDFGYRTITVERPKRDEAGEVVIGLKGKGKGKPVPDTSLRDTENVPLSEEVETYFEREVLPHAPDAWIDDAKSKIGYEIPFNRHFYVFKPPRPLDEIDAELKGVTDRILTMIKGLTA is encoded by the coding sequence ATGAGCGACCCTAACCTTTCTGCCTTCATCTGGTCTGTCGCCGATCTTCTACGCGGGGATTACAAGCAATCGGAATACGGCAAGGTCATCCTGCCGTTTACCGTGCTCCGCCGTCTTGATTGCGTCCTGGAGCCGACCAAGGTCGACGTCCTGACCGAGTTGGCTAAACGCGAGAAGGCCGGGTTGAACCCAGAGCCGTTCCTGCTGCGTAAGGCGGGTGAACTTTTCTATAACACCTCACCGCTTGACCTGAAAAAACTGATGGGCGATCAGGACCACATCGGTGAGAACCTTCGCGCCTATATGCAGGCCTTCTCGCCCGCCGTGCGTGACATCTTTGAGAGCTTCGAGTTTCATATCCAGATCGACCGGCTCGACAAGGCCAACCTGCTCTATCTGGTCACGGAGAAGTTTGCCAATATCGACCTCCACCCGGACGTCGTCAGCAACGCCCAGATGGGCGCTGTGTTTGAGGAATTGATCCGCAAGTTCGCAGAGCTGTCCAACGAAACCGCCGGCGAGCACTTCACGCCCCGTGAGGTCATTCGCCTGATGGTCAATCTCCTGTTCATTGAGGATGACGACGCGCTGTCCAAGCCCGGTGTGGTCCGTTCGCTGTATGATCCCACCGCTGGCACCGGTGGCATGCTGAGCGTCGCCGAGGAGCACCTCGCCAGCCACAATCCGGATGCCCGGCTGGTTATGTATGGGCAAGAGTTGAACCCAGAGTCCTACGCCATCTGCAAGGCTGACATGCTTATCAAGGGCCAGGACATTGCCAACATCATATTCGGCAACACCTTGTCCAACGACGGCCTGGGTGGACAGCATTTTGACTACATGCTGTCCAATCCGCCCTTTGGCGTGGAGTGGAAGAAGATCAAGCAGGAAATCGTCAAGGAAGCCGAGGAGAAGGGGTTCGATGGCCGCTTCGGCCCCGGCCTGCCGCGTATCAGTGACGGCTCGCTACTGTTCCTGCTCCATCTCGTCTCAAAGATGCGGCCCGCTGTCGATGGCGGCAGCCGCTTTGGCATCGTGCTCAATGGCTCGCCGCTGTTTACCGGTGGTGCGGGATCGGGCGAGAGCGAGATACGCCGTTACATGCTGGAGAACGACCTTGTCGAGGCCATCATCAGCCTGCCAAAGGACATGTTTTACAACACCGGCATCAGCACCTATATCTGGATCGTCAGCAACCGCAAGCCTGCCGCCCGCAAAGGCAAGCTACAGCTTATCGACGCCAGCAGCTTCTGGCATAAGATGCGCAAGAGCCTCGGCAGCAAGCGCAGGGAACTCGGCCCCGAGCATATCGAGGATATTACCCGCCTGTTCGGCGGTTTCGAGGAGTCTACCCGCGACGACGTCCCCATCAGCCGCATATTTGATAACGAGGACTTCGGCTACCGCACGATCACTGTAGAGCGTCCCAAGCGCGATGAGGCAGGTGAGGTCGTGATTGGCCTTAAAGGCAAGGGCAAAGGCAAACCCGTTCCGGACACCAGCCTGCGTGATACCGAAAATGTGCCGCTTAGCGAGGAAGTGGAGACGTATTTTGAACGCGAGGTCCTGCCCCACGCCCCAGATGCGTGGATCGACGACGCCAAGAGCAAAATCGGTTACGAAATACCTTTCAACCGGCATTTCTATGTATTCAAGCCACCGCGTCCGCTTGATGAGATTGATGCCGAGCTAAAAGGCGTCACCGACAGAATTCTGACCATGATCAAAGGGCTGACGGCATGA
- a CDS encoding type I restriction endonuclease subunit R, whose translation MSFPRYPAYKDSGVEWLGDVPGQWEVVPLKYISTHNDDVLVESTDPNNEITYVDISSVDGVNGIATKETMSFSAAPSRARRRVRHGDVIVSTVRTYLKAIAVVRDPEDSLIVSTGFAVIRPRDELTPNYLGFLVFASYFVEQIIVRSKGVSYPAINAGELVAISVPLPSPPEQTAIAAFLDRETAKIDGLVAEQRRLIDLLKEKRHTVISHAVTKGLNPDAPMKPSGIEWLGDVPEHWELRKLSQLFRAGKGKNGQKLTKEYCAANEGEYPVYSGQTENEGVMGTWDQFEFDFEDTGVLFSTTVGAKAMNLQQLFGRFSLSQNCMIIWPTSSRCITRFFFYHLQPLFRYQRAMIPDHMQASFRVEDLYGYFIALPPSEEQTAIAAFLDRETAKLDELIDEAQRAVDLLQERRTALISAAVTGKIDVRGLADMEAA comes from the coding sequence ATGAGTTTTCCGCGTTACCCGGCCTACAAGGACAGCGGCGTGGAATGGCTGGGGGACGTGCCGGGGCAATGGGAGGTGGTGCCACTTAAGTATATTTCCACTCACAACGACGATGTGCTTGTTGAAAGCACTGACCCGAACAACGAGATTACCTATGTAGATATTTCCAGCGTGGACGGGGTGAACGGAATCGCTACGAAAGAAACAATGTCATTCTCAGCTGCTCCTTCAAGGGCACGGCGGCGCGTTAGGCATGGCGATGTGATCGTCTCAACGGTTCGCACTTATCTCAAGGCAATTGCCGTAGTTCGTGACCCAGAAGACAGCCTCATTGTCTCGACTGGTTTTGCTGTAATACGACCGCGAGATGAACTTACACCTAACTATTTAGGTTTTTTGGTTTTCGCTAGTTACTTTGTCGAACAGATCATCGTCCGCTCAAAGGGCGTGAGTTACCCCGCAATCAACGCCGGTGAACTCGTCGCTATTTCGGTGCCACTTCCTTCACCCCCCGAACAAACCGCCATCGCTGCCTTCCTGGACCGCGAAACGGCAAAGATCGATGGGCTGGTGGCTGAGCAGCGGCGGCTGATTGACCTGCTGAAAGAAAAACGCCACACCGTCATCTCCCACGCCGTCACCAAAGGCCTGAACCCCGATGCCCCGATGAAGCCTTCCGGTATAGAATGGCTGGGGGACGTGCCGGAGCATTGGGAACTTCGAAAACTCTCGCAGTTATTTCGCGCAGGAAAAGGTAAGAACGGACAAAAACTAACGAAGGAATATTGCGCCGCCAATGAAGGTGAATATCCGGTTTATAGTGGCCAGACTGAAAACGAAGGCGTCATGGGTACATGGGATCAGTTTGAATTTGACTTCGAAGATACGGGTGTTTTGTTTTCGACGACTGTTGGCGCGAAGGCCATGAATCTGCAGCAACTTTTTGGACGGTTCAGTCTGTCGCAAAACTGTATGATCATTTGGCCGACGTCGAGCCGATGCATTACGCGGTTTTTCTTTTACCACCTCCAGCCATTGTTTCGGTATCAGCGAGCCATGATTCCTGATCACATGCAGGCGTCTTTTAGGGTGGAAGATTTGTACGGATATTTCATTGCATTACCGCCAAGCGAAGAACAAACCGCCATCGCCGCCTTCCTCGACCGCGAAACGGCAAAGCTCGATGAGCTAATAGACGAAGCTCAACGCGCTGTGGATCTGCTGCAAGAACGCCGGACCGCGCTAATTTCTGCCGCCGTCACCGGCAAGATTGATGTTCGCGGGCTTGCCGATATGGAGGCCGCATGA